From the Dysgonomonadaceae bacterium PH5-43 genome, the window GCTGTAAGCAAAACAAGCTCAGAAATAGTACAGGGGGACAAAACAGGAGACGTCCCCCTTTCTGAGATTGTTAAACAATGGATTAAAGAGAAATATAATAAACCAGGCAACGTGTTTATCGGAGTAACCCATAGATTAGACCGCCCTGTTTCGGGATTAGTTATATTCTCCAAAACCAGCAAAGCTCTTCCTCGTCTAAACAATATGTTCAGAGATGGAGAGATGAAAAAAACTTATTGGGCGATAGTCAAAGACAAACCACCCAAAGAAAAAGACGAACTGATTCATTATTTAGTTCGTAACGAAAAGCAAAACAAGTCTTACGCTTACGATACCGAAAAGCCTAATTCAAAGAAGGCCATATTAAGCTACAGACAAATAGCTAAGTCTGAAAACTACTATCTCTTAGAAGTAGATCTTAAAACCGGGCGACACCATCAAATAAGATGTCAGTTAGCCAAGATTGGCTGTCCTATAAAAGGCGATTTGAAATACGGTTTCCCTCGTTCAAATAACGACGGAGGCATAAGCCTACATTCTCGTAAGGCTCAGTTTA encodes:
- a CDS encoding 23S rRNA pseudouridine1911/1915/1917 synthase (product_source=KO:K06180; cath_funfam=3.30.2350.10; cog=COG0564; ko=KO:K06180; pfam=PF00849; superfamily=55120; tigrfam=TIGR00005), with the translated sequence MNVIYEDNHIIAVSKTSSEIVQGDKTGDVPLSEIVKQWIKEKYNKPGNVFIGVTHRLDRPVSGLVIFSKTSKALPRLNNMFRDGEMKKTYWAIVKDKPPKEKDELIHYLVRNEKQNKSYAYDTEKPNSKKAILSYRQIAKSENYYLLEVDLKTGRHHQIRCQLAKIGCPIKGDLKYGFPRSNNDGGISLHSRKAQFIHPVSKNDITITAPTPNDKLWKEFETKIEQQNKY